The DNA sequence ACCGTCGTGCTGTCCCGCCGGGTCGGCGGCGACGAGGTGGAGGTCGGCCGGACCTCCCAGCGCGGGGTGTACGCGGGCGCCATGCAGGCCTACCTGGGCGACCGCGTCCAGCAGACGTACAACAACTCGATGCGGGTGACCGAGCCGACGCGGTTCTTCGTCCTGCCCGCGCAGTCCTTCTCGGACGTCATGCGGGAATGGTTCCCGATGGCCGCGCACCTGCTGGAGGGGCTCTTCTTCGGCGCCAGGAGCACCCAGCAGGTCATCGGCCAGCGCGAACGGCTCCTGGCCCTGGGCTCCTTGTCCGCAGGACTCACCCACGAGCTCAACAACCCGGCCGCGGCGGCCGTCCGGGCCACGGCCACCCTGCGCGAACGCGTGGGCAAGATGCGGCACAAGCTGGCCCACATCTCCCAGGGGAACTACCCCCGCGAGGCGATCGCCGAGCTCATCGAGATCCAGGAACGCACTGTCGAACGCGTGGCGAAAGCACCGGCGCTGAGCCCGCTCGAGGCCTCCGACCGGGAGGACGAACTCGCCGACTGGCTGGAGGACCACGGGGTCCCCGAGGGCTGGCGGATCGCACCGGTCTTCGTCCAGGCCGGCCTGGACACCGACTGGCTCGAGCAGGTCGCGGCGAGCGTGGCCGAGGACCTCCTGCCGGCGGCCATCGGCTGGCTCAACTACACGGTCGAGACCGAGCTGTTGATGGACGAGATCGACGACTCCACCACCCGCATCTCCCACCTCGTGGACGCCGCGAAGCAGTACTCGCAGCTCGACCGCGCCCCGCACCGGGTCGTCGACGTCCACGAACTCCTCGACAGCACCCTGCTGATGCTCTCCGGCAAGATCGGCCCCCGGATCCGGGTGGTCAAGGAGTACGACCGCTCCGCGCCGGACGTCCCGGCCTACCCCGCGGAACTCAACCAGGTGTGGACCAACCTCATCGACAATGCCGTCTTCGCCATCGGGAGCACGGACCGCGAGGGCACGCTGACGGTCCGCACGGCACGGGTGGGCGACCGGCTGCTCGTGGAGTTCCGCGACACCGGGCCCGGCATCCCGCCCGAGATCCGCAGCCGCATCTTCGACCCCTTCTTCACCACCAAACCCGTCGGTGAGGGCACCGGTCTCGGTCTGGACATCTCCTGGCGGATCGTCGTCAACAAGCACCACGGCAGCCTCCAGGTCGAATCGGCCCCGGGCGACACCCGCTTCCAGGTGCTGCTCCCGCTGACCGCCCCGGAACCCGATGCCGATGCCGTTCCCGAGAACGAGTCCGAGACCGAGACCGAGGAGCCCGTATGACCGCCACCGACGGAGTCGACCCGAGCGTCCCGCCCTCCGGCAGCGGCTGCGCCGATTGCGACGCGGTGGGGGGCTGGTGGTTCCACCTGCGGCGCTGCGCCCAGTGCGGCCACATCGGCTGCTGCGACTCCTCGCCCGCCCAGCACGCCACCGGGCACTGGAAGTCCACCGGGCACCCGGTGGTGCAGAGCTACGAACCGGGCGAGGACTGGTTCTGGGACTACGCGGCCGACGAGCTCTACGAGACCGGCCCCGAGCTGACCCCGCCGTCCGGCCACCCGTCCGACCAACCGGCCCCGGGCCCGTCCGGCCGGGTCCCCGAGGACTGGACCCGCCGGCTCCACCGCTGACCCGGGCGGGTCAGAACGGCCTCGTCGGCAGGTACTTGCCGTCCAGGGTGATGACCGCGCGCTCGCCGCCATCGGGGTCGGCGACCTTCTTCACATCGAGCTTGAAGTTGATCGCGGAGACGATCCCGTCGCCGAGCTGCTCGTGGACCAGGGCCTTCAGCGTGGTGCCGTAGACCTGGAGCATCTCGTAGAAGCGGTAGATCGTCGGGTCGGTGGGGACACCGCCGGGGACCGAGCCGCGGGTCGGGATGGTCTGCAGCAGCCGCGCGTCGTCGGCGTCCAGGCCGAGGAGAGCCGCCACGGCCTCGGCCGAGGCCCGGGGCAGCGGGTGCTGGCCGAGGACGGCCGCGGTGACGAAAGCGACCGACAGGCCCGCGGCGTCCGCGATCCGCTGCCAGGTCAGGTCCTCGCGGATCTTGGCGTCCACGGCCTTGACGGCCAGAGCCTGACGGGCGGTGTTGTCGAACTGCGCGTGCACCATGAGAGGGCTTCCTTTCGGTGAGCCGCTCACCGGACGTGGGGGCGAGCGGCGGATGGGATGACGGATGGATGGCGGATGGGACGGGGGAACGCGAGCCGGGGGAACGCGGACCAGGGATCGGGGGAGCGGCGGCGCTCAGGCAGCGGGGGAGAGCGGGTGCGGGGCGCCGAGCTCCTCGACGCCCCCCGCCCGGATGTCGTAGACCCAGCCGCGCAGGGTCACCGACCCCGCGGCCAGGGCGCGGGCCACCGACGGGTGGGTGGCCAGGTTCGCCAGCTGCGCGCGCACGTTCTCCCGTACCAGGGCATCGACCCTGCGCCCGCCTTCCTCGGCGGCGGTACGGGCGAGCGAGGCGTCCGCGTGGCGCAGCCAGCCGGCGACCGCCGGGGCGGCGCTGAGGTCGTGCCGCTCGGCCAGGGCCGTCATCGCACCGCAGGCGGAATGCCCACACACCACGATGTCGCTCACGCCCAGGACCGTGACCGCGTACTCGATGCTGGCCGCCACCCCGTCCGTACCGGGGGCATGGGCGGGCACGAGGTTGCCGGCGGTACGGATGACGAACAGCTCGCCCGGCTCGCTCTGGGTGATCAGCTCCGGCACCACCCGGGCATCGGAGCAGCTGATGAACAGGGTGCGCGGCCGGTGGGTCGTCGCCAGCAGGGCGAAGAGCTCCGCCTTGGCCGGGTAGACATCCCGCCGGAACTGGGCGACGCCCTCGATGAGGTCGTGCATGGTCACTCCCTTCGATGACTGCCGACCCGCGGGGCCGACGAGATCCACCATGCACGACCTGCACCTATAGCGTCCAAGACGCATTGACCATGTCTGCTATAGATGCCATCTATACTCGGTTCCATGGCCCTGGAACTCCGTCACCTGCGCTACCTGCTCGCCGTCGCCGAACACGCCGGCTTCACCCGAGCCGCCGAAGAACTGCGGATCTCCCAGCCGACCCTGTCCCAGCAGATCAAGCAGCTCGAAGGCATGGTCGGCGTCCAGCTCCTGGACCGTACGGGCCGCGGCGGCGTCCGCCTCACCGACGCCGGCGAAACCTACGTCCAGCACGCCCGCCGGGCCCTGCGCGACCTCGCCGCCGCCGAACGTGCCGTCCACGACGTCGCCGACCTCGCGCGCGGCCACCTCCGGCTGGCCGTGACGCCGACCTTCACGGCCTACCTCGTCGGGCCGCTGGCCGCGGAACTCCACGCCCGCCACCCCGGCATCACCCTGGACGTCAGGGACATGGCCCAGGACCGCATCGAGGCCGGCCTGCTCGCCGACGAACTCGACCTGGGGATCGCCTTCGACGGGCCGCACCTGCCCGGCATCACCGCGACCCCGCTGTACGCCGAGACCCTCAGCCTCGTCACCGCGGCCCGCCCGGCCGGTTCCGACCCGCAACCACCCCTGCCCGTAGCGGATGTGGGGGACCGTCAACTAGCGCTGCTCAGCGGAGATTTCGCCACCCGAGGCCATATCGACACCTACCTGGCCGGCCACCGGGTACGGCCGCGCATCGCGGTGGAGGCCAATTCGGTCCAGACCCTCACCGAGATCGTTCGGCGCACCGACCTCGCGACCGTCCTGCCCGACGCGGTCACGGAGGACCACCCCCATCTCGCCCCCGTCCCCCTCGAACCGGCCCTGCCCACCCGCACGGTCGCCCTCCTCGGACGCGAGCACGCCTACCGGAGCTTCGCCGCGGGCGCCTTCATCCGGCTCGCCCACCACCACGTCCGGGCCCGCGGCTACACCCCGGCCTGAGCATCCTCAAACGCGCCCGGCGCGGCGCAGGGCGCCGGGTGTGGTGCCGTACCAGCGCTTGACGGCCCGGCGCAGGGCGCGGGCGTCTGCGTAGCCGCTCCGGGCGGCGATCGAGTCGACGCTGAGGTCACTGTCGTGGAGCAGCCGGGCGATGTGGTCCCGGCGCACGGTCTCGACCTCCTCGCTCCACGTCGTGCCGTGTTCCTCGAGGCGCCGCTGGAGGGTCCGCGCGCTGACGGTCATGCGCTGCGCCACCGAGGACAGCGTCGGCGCACCCTCGTCGTAGGCGGAAGCCAGGGCGGTACGGAACAGATCCAGCCAGTCGTGCAGCGGGATCGCGCCGGCGAGAGTCTGCTCGGCGTGCCGGCGGAGCACGGCCGACAGCCCGGGCTGGGCGTGCGGCGTCGGGGCGCTCAGGTCGGCGGCGAGGAAGGTGATCGAACTGTCCGGGGCCTCGAACTCGATGTTCCGGGTTCCGTAGAGCTCGATCAGGACGTCGTGCCGCAGCGGCGCCCGGGCGGCGAGGGAGACGCGCAGGGGAACGAGGCACCGCCCCGCGGCCTCGCCGAGCCGGCGCCGGTACAGGCCGAGGGCGTAGCCGCGGATGCCGCAGGCCGCCTCGTGGGTGATGTCGGCCCGATTGACGTGGCTGATGGTGACGCGTTCGCCGTCCTCGGTGATCCGCATGCCGTCGGTGAGGGGGTCGGCGACGGTGGCGAAGTAGGCCGCGGCGTCCCGGATTCCTTCGAGCGGGGTGGGCGCGGACGTGATCAGGTAGTCCCAGACCCCGAGAGTGCCGATGCCCGACTCCCGCGCCAGCAGCACGGACATCTCGGTCCAGGGAGCGTGGACCGTCGTGAGCTCCGCGATCCGGATGGCCGTCGCCGAGGGAGTGCGGCACAGGTCGTCGTTGAGGTGCTGGGGCGCCATGCCCGGCAAGTGGGCGTATCCGCGCGGGTGTATGCCGACCAGCTGCGCGACGTTGGCGCTCAGACGGGCGAGGGCGGAGGAGGTTGTCCCCTGATGTGCGTGCGAGACCACAGCGGCAGAGCATAGTCCAGCGTGAATTACCAGGTCATCGTGGGGGTGAGGGGTCTACTGTCCCCAACATGGCGCACAGGGTCCCCCCGTGGCGCGGTCGGTCCCCTTGCCGGCGCGTGCGGCCATGGAGGAGGTGAACTGCCGGGCCCTAGTGTGGCGATCGTTCCCGCACGGTACGGACGGCACGGACGGAGCGAAGCCCTCCCACGGGGGTGGGGGGCTCGCGATCCGGCCGCCCGGGAGCGTGACCCCGGACCCCGGACTCCGCGCCCAGGGCGCCGGACAGACGACCGGCGGGGCCGCGGCGACAGCGGCGACCACCCCGCCTACGCGGTGCGGCGCGAGGCCGACGGGTCCCGCCCGCCGCTGCCCGCCGACGACCCTGCCCGCCGACGACCCTGCCCTACGACGGCCGGCTGATGGCCGACACCATGTCCGGCCCGCCTCCTTCCGCGGCCTGACCCTGGACGCGTGACGGCCGGGGAGGCCGTGTTCAGCAGCGGCGGCGGTCCTGGGTGACGGTGCCCTGGGCCGTGGCCACCGTGCGGTCGTAGCAGCCGCCCGGCACCCCGGTTCCGTACAGCCGGTAGCGGGCGGAGGTGGTGGCGACCGCGTGCCGTTGGTCGCGCGGGACGTTCGCGGTGTAGGTCGCGTCGCCCGTGTACCGGTCGTCGAGCCGGGACCGGCCGGTCTCCCGTCCGCCGCGCAGGACCACGGTGTCCGCGCGGTCGCCGAGCGAGATGACGGTGCGGAGCCGGTCGCCCGCACCGAGCGTGGTCTCACCGTCCATGGTGTACGTCCGGCTGGTCCGCGTGGTGACGGCCCCGCGCGTCACGCTCTCCTCGTCGGTCCAGGTCGCGGTGAGCGCGTCGCGGTCCTCTCCCTCGGTCCAGCGGTGGACGGAGCCGAGGTGCACCGCGCGGCTGACGGTGGTCGTGACCCGGCCGTGGGAGGTGTCCAGGTACCCGGCCACGGTCAGCCGGTGCCCGGCCTCGGTGTCCACCCGGTGCTCGGCGCCCGGCGCCGCGGGCGTCCAGCGCGAGGAGTTGGCCGGATCGCTCTGTTCCTCGCGGGTCAGGGCCCCGCCGACCACCTCGCGGCCCGCGTCCTGCCAGAGCAGCAGATTGGTGGGAGTGCTCCAGCCGCTCTGCCCGGCCGGAACTCCGGCGACGGAGACCTCGATGCGGTGCGGACGGCCGTCGTTGAGGAGGGCGGCGTACGGGGTGAGGTCGTAGCGCAGCGGCTGCACGTCGAAGGCGCGCGGGCCCGGGGTGACGTACCAGAGGAACGGGTTGGACCAACCGCCGGTCCAGACGGTCGGGAAGGGTGCGGCGATGCCGGCGAGCCTGCCGTCGACGGATATGCGGACCTCGCGGTGGGGGCCGCCGGCGGCCTCGCAGGAGTACGGGGCGGGGTCCGGGGCGCTCAGGTACCAGTACTCCTCACAGCCGCCGCCGGAGCCCGTGGCGTAGACCTCGGCGAGGAGGCGCTCCGTATTGCGCGGGAGCGTGACGGCCGGGGTGGTGAGCGGGACGACCCGGTCCGGTGGGACGACCCGGTCCGGCGTGCGGCCGGCTTCCGCGGCGTCCTCGGCCGCGTAGAAGGTCAGGGTGACCTTGACATCGATGACACCGGTGTAGGTGTCGTTCACGACATTGCCGATGAGCATCTCGACGGGCTGCGGCCGGCTCAGCGTGTCGCGGTACCGGGTGACGTCCTTTTCGACGGACCAGGCGATGCCGTCCGGCGAGGGCTGGGGCGTGGAGGTGCGCAAGAGCTCCACGCCGCCGAGGGAGAGGTGGCCGAGGCGGTCGTACTGGCGCCCCTTGACCTTGCCGTCGAGACGGAGCACCACCTTCGCCCAGTCCGCCGGACCGCAGGCGGTGGGAGGCGCGTAACCGCCCCGGTACGGGGTGAAGTCGCGGAACTGTGCCTCGGCGAGGGCCACTTCGCAGGACCGCGTCGCGGGCCGGGCCACGGGCGGGGCGGCGGTGAGCGGATCGTGCCAGTCCGTTCCGAACTCGGAGGGCGGTGGCGGCTGCGCGCCCGTCGGCGAAGGTGCGGGGGCCGAGGCCGGGGTGGGCGCGCCGCCGGGTCCGGCCGCCGCTGCCGGGCCCGCGGCCGTGAGGGTGGCGGCCGCGAGGGCGAGCGCGCCCAGCGCGCCCGTGAACCTGTGTCGTCTCATGGGCCCGCAGTGAAACCCGGCCCGGCGCGGGGGCGCCAGAGCCGTGCCCCGGCCCTGGCCGGATCCCGTCGCCGAGAGGTGGCGGGCAGCGGATCCCGCCGCTCCGGCGTCGCGCCGCGCCGCCCGCGTCAGAGCTTCCCGAAGACCACACCGCGCCAGGACCATCCCGCGCCGAGGACCGCTTCGCGGAGCGGGTCCTTCAGGTCCGAGCCGTCGAAGCGGAACACCTCGGCGGCCTCGAGCGCGCCGTCGGCCCCCCGCTCGACCTTCCGGCGCCAGGACACCGTGGTCACCTGCCCGCGAGCGGCCCCGGCCGACGGGGCCAGCCGGGGCGTGCCCCCCAGCCAGGTGACCTCGAACTGCCGGTCGATGCTGCGGACCTCGTGGGCGACCGGGTCCAGGCGCAGGTGGATCTGGAGCACGCGGCTCATCCGGGTACGGGCGAAGAAGATGTGCCACGCGGGCTCCCGGACGCGCCACTCCGCCACCAGGTCGGCGCCCTCGGGGGCTCCCCCGCGCACGACGTACGGCGCGTCCGCCCCGAAGAGCCCGAGCAGGACCGCCCGTACCTCCTCGGCGGAACGCGGCGCGACACCGCTGTCGGGGTGCTGGGTGCCGGTGAGTTTGTCGAAGAGACCCATCGGACCACCGTAGGGACATCCGGCCGTTCGACACAAGATCGAACGATCCGCCCGCCGCCTGCTCCATCGCCCACGTCCGGTCTTCTGGACCGAAGCGTGCCGATCTTGTCCCTGCTCCGTAACAGACGTCTGAGACGCTGTGGATGAGGGAAATCCGTTCATGCAGGCCGGCCTGGGTGCCGGTACGGAGCAAGGCGGAGGCCACGAAGGCCGGCTGCCGCGCAGGGCCGACAACGGGGGAACACCATGAACACTGCCGTCCGTACGAGCCGCAGAGGCTGGAAGTCCTACGTCATCGGGGCCGCGACGGTCACCGCGCTGCTCGCGTCCGCGGCATGCTCGCCGGAAGGGGGCGACGGGCCGGACGACCGCAAGCCCACGGCCCGGCCGAGCAGCCCGGGTACGCCGAGCACCTCGGCCACGCCCGGCGCGACCGGCACGCCGAAGCCCGGCGACACGCCCTCGGCGGAGCCGACCCCGGGAGCGACCGGCACCGGCGGCGGCGGCGGTGGCGACGGCGCCATCGCCCTCTGTGCCCCGGGCGAGGTCTCGATCACTTCCAGCACCGAGGACGAGAAGGGCCAGGGCGTCCGGCACATCCTCCTCACCCTCACCAACACCGGCAAGAAGACGTGCAAGGTCTACCGCTATCCCCTCATCCAGCTCGGGAACGCCCAGCGGCTGGTTCCCGAGATCAAGGAGAGCGCCCCCACCCCCGGAGAGCCCTTCTCCACCATCGCCCCGGGCAAGGAGACGTACGCCGCGCTGCTGCTCAACGGTCCCATGGACGAGGCGCCGGCGAAGACCATGACCGTCCAGCTCCAGGACCGCAAGCTCGGGAGCAAGCTGGGCGAGCCGGTCAAGGTCGCCTTCCCCGGTGTCGACACGGTGTACTACAACGACTTCGCGAAGGTCACCCACTGGATGACCGCCTCGGGTCTCGCCCTGCGCTTCATCATGTCGTCCTGACGATCCGGCACCCCGGGCCGTCCTCTAAAGTGACTCCACCGGTCGGTCCGTGCGCCCCGGAGCGTGCGGACAACGGCCTTGTGGACAGGGGGAGTCGGTGGAGTCACTGCGGCCCGGCGACCCGCCGGAGATCGGTGGGTACCGCCTGCTGGCACGGCTCGGCGAGGGCGGCATGGGCGAGGTCTTCCTGGCCCGCACGGCGTCCGGCCGGCCGCTGGCACTGAAGACCGTCCACCGGGAACTGAGCCGGGATCCCGACTTCGCCGACCGCTTCGCGCGGGAGATACGCGCCAACGACCGCGTACGTTCCCCGTGGACGGTCTCGGTCGTGGACTTCAGCGCTCCCGGGTCGTCCCCGCAATGGCTCGCCACGGAGTACGTCGCCGCACCCTCCCTGGGCGAGTGGGTGCACCGGCACGGACCGCTGACCGAGCCGGCCCTGCGGAGCCTGGCCCGGGAACTCCTCGCCGCGCTCATGGCCGTACGGGCGGCGGGCGTCGTCCACCGCGACATCAAGCCGGGGAACGTGCTCCTCGGCCGGGAGCGGCCCTTCCTCATCGACTTCGGCATCGCGCGCGCCGTGCACGACCCGCGCCACACCCGGACGGGAGCGGTCATCGGCACGCCCGGCTTCCTCGCGCCGGAACAGGCGACCGGAGCCGTGGCCGAGGCCCCGGCGGACGTGTTCTCGCTCGCGGCGGTCCTCGTCCACGCGGCCACCGGCCGCAGCCCCTTCCTCGCCGACGGCGAGGAGCCGGCGCTCCCCGCTCTCCTCTACCGGATCGTGCACGACGAGCCCGCCCTCGGCGGAGTTCCCGAGGGGCTCCGTTCCTTGCTGGGGGAGTGCCTGGCCAAGGAGCCGCAGGAGCGCCCGACCGCCGACGAGGTGCTGGCCGGGGTCGGCGGCGCGGCAGGAGGGGAATGGAGCGGAGTGCTACCGCCTGCGCTGATTGCGGAGGCGAGCCGCCGGGAGGCCGAGCTGGGCCGCATCCTCGCCGCGTCCGAGCCGCTCGCCATGCCGATGCCGATGCCGATGCCGATGCCGATGCCGATGCCCGTGGCCGTGCCCGTACCCGTGGCCGTGCCCGTGCCCGTGTCCGTTCCCATGCCTCCTCCGGCACCTCCCGCCGCGTTCGCGGCGACACCGCCACTGTCCTCCGTCCTTCCCGCCCGGCCGCGACGCGTGCCCTGGGTGCCGGGGGCGGCCGTTGGTGCGGCCGCCCTCGTCGTCGCGGCCACCCTCGTGATCAAGATGCCTTGGAGCGGGGGCGGCGGCGGGGGCCGGGACGGATCGGCGACCCCGTCCGCATCGCCGTCGGCGTCGGCGCTCTCGCCGTCGTGGGTCGGAACGTGGACCGGCACAGGCCCCGGGACACCCGACGCGGACGGAGTCTCGAGGGCCAGGACGGGCGAGTTCTCCGTCACGGTCACACTGAACGCGGGGTCCGTCGGAGACCTCGTGGGCCGGCAGGTCAGCGAGGTGAAGGAGACCGGCACCGGCCGGAACCTGGGGTGCACGGAGGCCTTGGAACTGCGGCAGACGAGCGGGGACAGGGCGGTCTTCGGGGCAGTGACCAGCCACCCGACCGACCCCGCGGCCACCTTCGACTGCCCCAGCGGCAACCTCTACGTACTGACCCTGGCGGAGCCCGACCGGCTGAAGCTGGAGGTCGAGGGTGCCCAGTCGGCGGGCGCCCCCGAGGCGCTGACCCGCAGCGGCTAACGCGACAGGCGGCCCGCCGCGGTGTGGGCGAGCCAGCCGACGGCCGCCCCGACCGCGTACCAGAAAAGGTCGGGCGCATTGAAGGTGGACCCGAGGACGAGCCGGGCGACCGCGCTGTGCCGGGAGAGCCCCGCGGGCACTCCGGTGAGCTGGAGGAACTCCACCGTCCAGCTCACCGCGAGAGCGCCCGTGGCAGCCCGCAGTGCCGTCACCCGCGGCAGGGCCAGCACGATGAGGGCGAAGATCAGTACGGTGTACAGCGCGTCTCCGCCGTACTTCGCCGGGTCCCCCGTCGCCACGGCCCGTAGGCCCAACCCCGCGCCGACGGTCACCACCACCGCGGCGGCTGCCGCGAGACGGGTCCGGGCCCGGAGAGGTCCGGCACGGTCACCGCTCGCAGGCATGGGGATGGTCACGGGGACCACCCTGCCAGACGGCCGCCACCCGTCATCCCAGGTCTCAGCTCCCGCGACCTCGGCGGAGCGGAGGGGGCCGGGTGGGCCTCGTACCCAGGCGGGTTGAGTAGGGCGACTCATGCCGGACCGGGCGGCGGCCGACACGCTGGGGGTACGAAGACCGCACACCCCCGGAGGTTCGATTCCATGATCAGCCACGTCGCCGCCGCCCTGGCCCCGGTGTTCGGGCGGATGACCGTCTCCGAGGACACATCGGGCCCCCTCGTCGGCGGGACCATCCTGGCCGCCAACCACACCAGCCTGGCCGACCCCGTCATCGTGGTCGCCGCCCTGCGCCGGCTCGGCGTAGACCCGGTGATCATGGCCACGGCCGGGCTGTGGCGGGTCCCGGTGCTCGGCGGCGCACTCGCCCGCGAAGGACACATCCCGGTCCACCGGGGTACGGCCCGCGCGGCGCGTTCCCTCGCCGATGCCGCCGAGGCACTGGCGGCGGGGCGCTGCGTGCTGATGTACGGGGAAGGCGGGATCCCCGCCCGCCGCGACTCCGGGGAAGCCGCGCCCCTGCCCTTCCGCACCGGCCTGGCCCGCCTCGCCCTGGCCACGGGAGCACCCGTCCGCCCCGTCGGTCAGGCAGGCGCCCGCCGTGTCAGCTCCGGGACGACGGCCAAGCAGCTCGCCGGAGTCCTCACGGCCCCGGTCCGCCGGCCACGCCTCCATGTCCACGTGGGCGCGCCCCTGTTCCTGCCGGACGGCCTTGCCGAGGCAACGGCCGCGGCCCACGGGGC is a window from the Streptomyces sp. NBC_01244 genome containing:
- a CDS encoding ATP-binding protein; the protein is MSGQAMPCSPREIGSLFLFEKLTPEQLGRLCAEGRVERFDTGPVYTEGDPATCFYVMIEGTVVLSRRVGGDEVEVGRTSQRGVYAGAMQAYLGDRVQQTYNNSMRVTEPTRFFVLPAQSFSDVMREWFPMAAHLLEGLFFGARSTQQVIGQRERLLALGSLSAGLTHELNNPAAAAVRATATLRERVGKMRHKLAHISQGNYPREAIAELIEIQERTVERVAKAPALSPLEASDREDELADWLEDHGVPEGWRIAPVFVQAGLDTDWLEQVAASVAEDLLPAAIGWLNYTVETELLMDEIDDSTTRISHLVDAAKQYSQLDRAPHRVVDVHELLDSTLLMLSGKIGPRIRVVKEYDRSAPDVPAYPAELNQVWTNLIDNAVFAIGSTDREGTLTVRTARVGDRLLVEFRDTGPGIPPEIRSRIFDPFFTTKPVGEGTGLGLDISWRIVVNKHHGSLQVESAPGDTRFQVLLPLTAPEPDADAVPENESETETEEPV
- a CDS encoding UBP-type zinc finger domain-containing protein, yielding MTATDGVDPSVPPSGSGCADCDAVGGWWFHLRRCAQCGHIGCCDSSPAQHATGHWKSTGHPVVQSYEPGEDWFWDYAADELYETGPELTPPSGHPSDQPAPGPSGRVPEDWTRRLHR
- the cynS gene encoding cyanase; the protein is MVHAQFDNTARQALAVKAVDAKIREDLTWQRIADAAGLSVAFVTAAVLGQHPLPRASAEAVAALLGLDADDARLLQTIPTRGSVPGGVPTDPTIYRFYEMLQVYGTTLKALVHEQLGDGIVSAINFKLDVKKVADPDGGERAVITLDGKYLPTRPF
- a CDS encoding carbonic anhydrase, with product MHDLIEGVAQFRRDVYPAKAELFALLATTHRPRTLFISCSDARVVPELITQSEPGELFVIRTAGNLVPAHAPGTDGVAASIEYAVTVLGVSDIVVCGHSACGAMTALAERHDLSAAPAVAGWLRHADASLARTAAEEGGRRVDALVRENVRAQLANLATHPSVARALAAGSVTLRGWVYDIRAGGVEELGAPHPLSPAA
- the cynR gene encoding transcriptional regulator CynR: MALELRHLRYLLAVAEHAGFTRAAEELRISQPTLSQQIKQLEGMVGVQLLDRTGRGGVRLTDAGETYVQHARRALRDLAAAERAVHDVADLARGHLRLAVTPTFTAYLVGPLAAELHARHPGITLDVRDMAQDRIEAGLLADELDLGIAFDGPHLPGITATPLYAETLSLVTAARPAGSDPQPPLPVADVGDRQLALLSGDFATRGHIDTYLAGHRVRPRIAVEANSVQTLTEIVRRTDLATVLPDAVTEDHPHLAPVPLEPALPTRTVALLGREHAYRSFAAGAFIRLAHHHVRARGYTPA
- a CDS encoding helix-turn-helix domain-containing protein, with translation MVSHAHQGTTSSALARLSANVAQLVGIHPRGYAHLPGMAPQHLNDDLCRTPSATAIRIAELTTVHAPWTEMSVLLARESGIGTLGVWDYLITSAPTPLEGIRDAAAYFATVADPLTDGMRITEDGERVTISHVNRADITHEAACGIRGYALGLYRRRLGEAAGRCLVPLRVSLAARAPLRHDVLIELYGTRNIEFEAPDSSITFLAADLSAPTPHAQPGLSAVLRRHAEQTLAGAIPLHDWLDLFRTALASAYDEGAPTLSSVAQRMTVSARTLQRRLEEHGTTWSEEVETVRRDHIARLLHDSDLSVDSIAARSGYADARALRRAVKRWYGTTPGALRRAGRV
- a CDS encoding peptide-N4-asparagine amidase, translated to MRRHRFTGALGALALAAATLTAAGPAAAAGPGGAPTPASAPAPSPTGAQPPPPSEFGTDWHDPLTAAPPVARPATRSCEVALAEAQFRDFTPYRGGYAPPTACGPADWAKVVLRLDGKVKGRQYDRLGHLSLGGVELLRTSTPQPSPDGIAWSVEKDVTRYRDTLSRPQPVEMLIGNVVNDTYTGVIDVKVTLTFYAAEDAAEAGRTPDRVVPPDRVVPLTTPAVTLPRNTERLLAEVYATGSGGGCEEYWYLSAPDPAPYSCEAAGGPHREVRISVDGRLAGIAAPFPTVWTGGWSNPFLWYVTPGPRAFDVQPLRYDLTPYAALLNDGRPHRIEVSVAGVPAGQSGWSTPTNLLLWQDAGREVVGGALTREEQSDPANSSRWTPAAPGAEHRVDTEAGHRLTVAGYLDTSHGRVTTTVSRAVHLGSVHRWTEGEDRDALTATWTDEESVTRGAVTTRTSRTYTMDGETTLGAGDRLRTVISLGDRADTVVLRGGRETGRSRLDDRYTGDATYTANVPRDQRHAVATTSARYRLYGTGVPGGCYDRTVATAQGTVTQDRRRC
- a CDS encoding DUF4232 domain-containing protein, giving the protein MNTAVRTSRRGWKSYVIGAATVTALLASAACSPEGGDGPDDRKPTARPSSPGTPSTSATPGATGTPKPGDTPSAEPTPGATGTGGGGGGDGAIALCAPGEVSITSSTEDEKGQGVRHILLTLTNTGKKTCKVYRYPLIQLGNAQRLVPEIKESAPTPGEPFSTIAPGKETYAALLLNGPMDEAPAKTMTVQLQDRKLGSKLGEPVKVAFPGVDTVYYNDFAKVTHWMTASGLALRFIMSS
- a CDS encoding serine/threonine-protein kinase, whose translation is MESLRPGDPPEIGGYRLLARLGEGGMGEVFLARTASGRPLALKTVHRELSRDPDFADRFAREIRANDRVRSPWTVSVVDFSAPGSSPQWLATEYVAAPSLGEWVHRHGPLTEPALRSLARELLAALMAVRAAGVVHRDIKPGNVLLGRERPFLIDFGIARAVHDPRHTRTGAVIGTPGFLAPEQATGAVAEAPADVFSLAAVLVHAATGRSPFLADGEEPALPALLYRIVHDEPALGGVPEGLRSLLGECLAKEPQERPTADEVLAGVGGAAGGEWSGVLPPALIAEASRREAELGRILAASEPLAMPMPMPMPMPMPMPVAVPVPVAVPVPVSVPMPPPAPPAAFAATPPLSSVLPARPRRVPWVPGAAVGAAALVVAATLVIKMPWSGGGGGGRDGSATPSASPSASALSPSWVGTWTGTGPGTPDADGVSRARTGEFSVTVTLNAGSVGDLVGRQVSEVKETGTGRNLGCTEALELRQTSGDRAVFGAVTSHPTDPAATFDCPSGNLYVLTLAEPDRLKLEVEGAQSAGAPEALTRSG
- a CDS encoding ribosomal maturation YjgA family protein; translated protein: MPASGDRAGPLRARTRLAAAAAVVVTVGAGLGLRAVATGDPAKYGGDALYTVLIFALIVLALPRVTALRAATGALAVSWTVEFLQLTGVPAGLSRHSAVARLVLGSTFNAPDLFWYAVGAAVGWLAHTAAGRLSR
- a CDS encoding lysophospholipid acyltransferase family protein: MISHVAAALAPVFGRMTVSEDTSGPLVGGTILAANHTSLADPVIVVAALRRLGVDPVIMATAGLWRVPVLGGALAREGHIPVHRGTARAARSLADAAEALAAGRCVLMYGEGGIPARRDSGEAAPLPFRTGLARLALATGAPVRPVGQAGARRVSSGTTAKQLAGVLTAPVRRPRLHVHVGAPLFLPDGLAEATAAAHGAVTSAWRTALSGLAGVGAP